The following proteins are co-located in the Sphingorhabdus lutea genome:
- a CDS encoding acyl-CoA dehydrogenase family protein has protein sequence MPLYHNDDQQMLADAAQQFIADKGSVAHLREFRDKNCKDGFGHDLWREFGEMGFNGILVSEEEGGLGLGHQEAGIILKEIGRNLTPSPFLTTAIAGIEALNAGSKNLREKYVPGILAGETVLSLAIEEHSKHRPDHIAMSAARSGNGFKLNGAKKFVIHGGSSDMVIVAARTAGGVNDREGITLFAVDKDVAGMEINAVRLVDSAVAAHINFNDVEITADAVIGEVDQGADVLDRLLRAGRVGAAAEMVGVGQGAMDITVNYIKERKQFGRVIGEFQGLQHRMSHLYSEMQIADAAVLKAQQLLDEGSEKAELMISVAKAKVGKATNLSVREGVQMHGGVGMTDEYDIGLYMKRDRALSEFFGDASYHVQRVAQIYGY, from the coding sequence ATGCCTTTATATCATAATGATGATCAACAAATGTTGGCCGATGCGGCCCAGCAATTTATTGCCGACAAAGGATCGGTCGCCCATTTGCGCGAATTTCGCGATAAAAATTGCAAAGATGGCTTTGGCCATGACCTGTGGCGCGAATTTGGCGAAATGGGTTTTAACGGAATTTTGGTTTCTGAAGAAGAAGGCGGCCTTGGCCTTGGCCATCAAGAAGCAGGAATTATCTTAAAAGAAATTGGCCGTAATTTAACGCCATCGCCATTTTTAACCACGGCCATTGCGGGGATTGAGGCATTAAATGCAGGATCAAAAAATCTGCGCGAGAAATATGTGCCGGGTATTTTGGCTGGTGAAACCGTGCTTTCTTTGGCGATTGAGGAACATAGCAAACATCGCCCAGACCATATTGCCATGTCGGCGGCGCGTTCGGGCAATGGCTTTAAACTAAATGGGGCAAAGAAATTTGTTATTCATGGCGGCTCGTCGGATATGGTAATTGTCGCCGCGCGTACAGCGGGCGGGGTAAATGACCGTGAAGGCATAACCTTATTCGCCGTGGATAAAGATGTAGCGGGCATGGAAATAAATGCTGTTCGTTTGGTGGACAGCGCGGTGGCTGCTCATATAAATTTTAACGATGTGGAAATTACCGCCGATGCCGTCATTGGCGAAGTGGACCAAGGCGCAGATGTGTTGGACCGTTTGCTGCGTGCGGGGCGTGTTGGCGCGGCGGCCGAAATGGTCGGCGTGGGCCAGGGCGCAATGGATATTACCGTTAATTATATTAAAGAACGTAAGCAATTTGGCCGTGTCATTGGCGAGTTTCAGGGGCTTCAGCATCGTATGTCGCATTTATATTCGGAAATGCAAATTGCCGATGCAGCTGTGTTAAAGGCGCAGCAATTGCTTGATGAAGGCAGCGAGAAAGCCGAGTTGATGATTTCAGTGGCAAAGGCAAAAGTGGGCAAGGCGACCAATTTGTCAGTTCGTGAAGGCGTGCAAATGCATGGCGGCGTCGGCATGACCGATGAATATGATATTGGTTTATATATGAAACGCGACCGCGCATTAAGCGAGTTTTTCGGCGATGCCAGCTATCATGTACAGCGCGTGGCCCAAATTTATGGCTATTAA
- a CDS encoding SDR family oxidoreductase — MNLNNLFNLEGRTALVTGGSRGIGRMIVEGYLAAGAKRIYISARKMDQIQETVDALGDKVVGLPFDLSKVDGCHALAKEIAKREDKLDILVNNAGAAWGAPFGEFPEAGWDRVMDLNVKGLFFLTQALHPLMKAAATFERPGKVINIASIDGFKINPWQTYSYQASKAAVVHLTRRLAAELIRDNIQVTGIAPGAFQSDMNTVARDHADAVGKNIPFPRVGTPEDMAGLAIFLASRAGDYIVGETIACDGGVVHASLPGNGISV, encoded by the coding sequence ATGAACCTGAATAATTTATTTAATTTAGAAGGGCGCACCGCGCTGGTCACCGGTGGATCGCGCGGTATTGGCCGGATGATTGTCGAGGGATATTTGGCCGCAGGTGCAAAACGTATTTATATCAGCGCACGCAAAATGGATCAAATTCAAGAAACGGTCGATGCATTGGGTGATAAGGTTGTCGGGCTGCCCTTTGATTTGTCAAAGGTTGATGGCTGCCATGCGCTTGCCAAGGAAATTGCCAAGCGTGAAGATAAGCTTGATATTTTGGTTAATAATGCCGGCGCGGCATGGGGCGCGCCCTTTGGTGAATTTCCCGAAGCAGGCTGGGACCGAGTGATGGATTTAAATGTAAAGGGTCTGTTTTTCCTAACCCAGGCATTGCATCCATTGATGAAGGCGGCGGCTACATTTGAACGGCCCGGAAAAGTGATTAACATTGCCTCAATTGACGGGTTCAAAATTAACCCTTGGCAAACATATAGTTATCAAGCATCAAAGGCGGCGGTGGTGCATTTGACTCGCCGTTTGGCAGCAGAGTTGATTCGCGATAATATTCAGGTAACTGGAATCGCACCAGGAGCGTTTCAATCCGATATGAACACAGTTGCGCGCGATCATGCCGATGCCGTTGGCAAGAATATCCCATTTCCACGCGTTGGCACGCCCGAAGATATGGCCGGATTGGCGATTTTCTTGGCAAGCCGCGCGGGCGATTATATTGTGGGTGAGACAATTGCATGTGATGGCGGGGTTGTTCATGCCAGCCTTCCGGGGAATGGAATTTCGGTTTAA
- a CDS encoding HAD hydrolase-like protein, whose protein sequence is MTNFPYKIIGFDLDGTLLDTSPELTASVNYTLAKAGRPALTMAEVKPMVGLGAKHMLTVGLEKSGGVDDMLIDEYLPILLDHYGENLGSGSPPFDGLDRFMDRCDEMGIIMAVVTNKYERFAVKLLNEIGMIDRFACIIGGDTMGKGMSKPHRAPIDEMISRCGGTVGETPAAFIGDSIYDVMAAHNAGIPAVAVSFGFLHQPVESLGADAIIDHYDELFDTLRAIAARI, encoded by the coding sequence ATGACAAATTTCCCCTATAAAATAATCGGATTTGATTTGGACGGCACTTTGCTAGATACCAGTCCAGAACTTACCGCATCGGTAAATTACACTTTGGCAAAGGCGGGCCGCCCCGCCCTGACCATGGCAGAGGTAAAGCCTATGGTCGGCCTTGGCGCGAAACATATGCTCACCGTGGGATTGGAAAAATCGGGCGGCGTTGATGATATGCTGATTGACGAATATTTGCCCATATTATTGGACCATTATGGCGAAAATTTGGGCAGCGGCTCTCCGCCATTTGATGGATTGGACCGATTCATGGACCGCTGCGACGAAATGGGAATCATCATGGCCGTGGTGACCAATAAATATGAACGATTCGCAGTCAAATTGCTGAACGAAATAGGCATGATTGACCGATTCGCCTGTATTATAGGCGGAGATACTATGGGTAAGGGCATGTCAAAGCCCCATCGTGCGCCCATTGATGAAATGATTAGCCGCTGCGGCGGCACGGTTGGCGAAACCCCGGCCGCCTTTATCGGCGATTCCATATATGATGTCATGGCCGCGCATAATGCGGGCATACCCGCCGTGGCGGTCAGCTTTGGTTTTTTGCATCAACCGGTGGAAAGTTTGGGCGCGGATGCGATTATTGATCATTATGATGAATTATTTGACACGCTGCGCGCCATTGCCGCTCGCATATAG
- the glmU gene encoding bifunctional UDP-N-acetylglucosamine diphosphorylase/glucosamine-1-phosphate N-acetyltransferase GlmU, whose product MSKTPLAAIILAAGQGTRMKSDLHKVLHPLAGKPMVHHLLDSVSQLNVEKMVVIVGSRKEQLEASLAPRIAEHKVVLAEQSEMLGTGHAVAQASGALAGFEGNILILFGDVPLTSAATMQIMLERLEAKDKPQTVVLGFRHKDPAAYGRIIADEDQIIHKMVEFKDANSDERKVNLCNSGLMAVRSADLFDLLDQIDNDNAAGEYYLPDIVMLPGPPSAVVIADDEKEVTGVNSRAELAALEQLWQQNRRATAMADGASMIAPDTVWFSHDTKIGRDVVIEPNVVFGAGVEIADKVTIHAFSHLEGAKVASGAKVGPYARLRPGAVMEEDSKVGNFVEVKKAVLGKGAKANHLSYIGDANVGAGANIGAGTITCNYDGYFKYQTNIGEGAFVGSNSALVAPVNIGRGAIVAAGSTVTRDVGDGELRLVRAEQAVKPGWADRFNDAMRKKKGG is encoded by the coding sequence ATGTCCAAAACACCATTAGCCGCAATTATTTTGGCCGCAGGACAGGGGACGCGGATGAAGTCCGATTTGCATAAGGTGCTGCACCCGTTGGCAGGTAAGCCAATGGTGCATCATTTATTGGATAGTGTTTCACAATTGAACGTTGAAAAAATGGTCGTTATTGTTGGGTCGCGCAAAGAACAGCTGGAGGCCAGCCTTGCCCCCCGCATTGCCGAGCATAAGGTTGTTTTGGCCGAGCAAAGCGAGATGTTGGGCACGGGGCATGCCGTGGCACAGGCCAGCGGCGCATTGGCGGGCTTTGAAGGCAATATTTTAATATTATTTGGCGATGTGCCCTTAACCTCTGCAGCCACCATGCAAATTATGTTGGAACGTTTAGAGGCGAAGGACAAACCGCAAACGGTGGTATTGGGCTTTCGCCATAAAGATCCCGCCGCCTATGGCCGGATTATCGCCGATGAGGATCAAATTATCCATAAAATGGTGGAGTTTAAGGACGCCAATAGCGATGAGCGCAAGGTGAATTTATGCAATAGCGGGTTGATGGCGGTGCGGTCCGCTGATTTATTCGACCTGCTTGACCAAATTGATAATGATAATGCGGCGGGCGAATATTATCTGCCCGATATTGTGATGTTGCCTGGGCCGCCAAGTGCAGTGGTCATTGCCGATGATGAAAAGGAAGTTACCGGCGTGAACAGCCGCGCGGAATTGGCCGCGCTGGAGCAATTATGGCAGCAAAATCGCCGAGCAACCGCCATGGCCGATGGTGCGTCAATGATTGCGCCGGACACGGTCTGGTTCTCCCATGACACAAAAATTGGCCGTGATGTGGTGATTGAACCCAATGTGGTTTTTGGCGCGGGCGTGGAAATTGCCGATAAAGTTACCATTCATGCATTTTCCCATTTGGAGGGGGCAAAAGTGGCTTCGGGCGCGAAAGTCGGGCCATATGCGCGGTTGCGCCCGGGTGCAGTGATGGAGGAAGATAGCAAGGTTGGCAATTTTGTTGAGGTGAAAAAGGCTGTTCTTGGCAAAGGAGCAAAGGCCAATCATTTAAGCTATATTGGTGATGCAAATGTTGGCGCGGGCGCAAATATTGGCGCGGGCACAATTACGTGCAATTATGATGGATATTTCAAATATCAGACCAATATAGGCGAGGGGGCATTTGTAGGTAGTAACAGCGCCCTTGTCGCGCCGGTTAATATTGGGCGCGGCGCGATTGTCGCGGCGGGCAGCACCGTCACCCGCGATGTTGGCGATGGGGAACTGCGCCTTGTCCGCGCGGAACAAGCGGTAAAACCGGGCTGGGCCGACCGATTTAATGATGCAATGCGCAAGAAAAAGGGCGGTTAG
- a CDS encoding ribbon-helix-helix protein, CopG family: protein MRILADLPDDDVNWLDEMAQQQGKSRAQLLRDAVAAFRADMMRDWILDGASYWAGKAPPAETMARDEKPYGDKI from the coding sequence ATGAGAATATTAGCCGATTTACCCGATGATGATGTTAACTGGCTGGATGAAATGGCGCAGCAACAGGGAAAATCGCGCGCGCAATTATTGCGCGATGCGGTGGCGGCTTTTCGGGCGGATATGATGCGCGATTGGATTTTGGACGGGGCGTCATATTGGGCGGGTAAAGCGCCGCCGGCAGAAACTATGGCCCGTGATGAAAAACCATATGGCGATAAAATATGA
- a CDS encoding PIN domain-containing protein: MSAPFFDSDILTDWLRGVPSAKQELSRYAQHRMSRICWTELMACEPLETRRNLQKILYPIEVVEVDARIADAAATIMYRNNIALQRAIILATAQVNGSILITRNIKDFSAEMPGIRIPYKI; the protein is encoded by the coding sequence ATGAGCGCCCCATTTTTTGACAGTGATATATTGACCGATTGGTTGCGCGGCGTTCCTTCTGCAAAGCAGGAGCTTTCCCGATATGCACAACATAGGATGAGCCGCATTTGTTGGACCGAGTTAATGGCATGTGAGCCATTGGAAACGCGGCGAAATTTACAAAAAATATTATATCCGATTGAGGTGGTGGAGGTGGATGCCCGCATTGCCGATGCCGCCGCAACCATTATGTATCGCAATAATATTGCGCTGCAACGGGCGATTATCCTTGCCACAGCACAGGTTAATGGTTCCATTCTTATCACCCGTAATATAAAGGATTTTTCAGCAGAGATGCCGGGAATCCGAATCCCCTATAAAATATAA
- the glmS gene encoding glutamine--fructose-6-phosphate transaminase (isomerizing), which translates to MCGIIGIVGKEAVSDRLVDGLKRMEYRGYDSAGVCTVQDGQLIRRRAEGKLKNLVEVLKQDDAAGNVGIAHTRWATHGAPTTNNAHPHATGELALVHNGIIENFKPLREGLAARGRSFESETDTEVVAHLVSEQVEAGLSPQDAVKAVLPTLRGAFALAIAFRSHPDMLIGARLGSPLVVGYGDGETYLGSDALALAPLTQKIAYLEEGDWVIITRDGAQIFDENNNAVTREITTSGVSAATIEKGNYRHFMQKEIFEQPTVVAQTLRSYIRPLEQQVALPQMDFDLSSISRVTIVACGTSFYAGMVAKYWFETFARVPVDLDFASEFRYRDPVLEDGGLALFISQSGETADTLAALRHAKSEGQKIAVVVNVPTSSMAREADLLLPTHAGPEIGVASTKAFSCQLAVLAALAAHLAVVKGKMTRDEERDIVEHLTETPAALNAALAHDKDIEAMAHLIAPARDVLYLGRGPDYPLALEGALKLKEISYIHAEGYASGEMKHGPIALIDEAVPVIVLAPSGPLFEKTVSNMQEVRARGGKIVLISDAEGLAEAGEGCMATIEMPKVHPLIAPLVYAVPVQLLAYHVACAKGTDVDQPRNLAKSVTVE; encoded by the coding sequence ATGTGCGGAATTATTGGTATTGTTGGCAAAGAAGCGGTGTCCGATCGATTGGTGGATGGATTGAAACGGATGGAATATCGCGGATATGACAGCGCGGGTGTTTGCACCGTTCAGGATGGCCAGCTTATCCGCCGCCGTGCGGAAGGCAAATTAAAGAATCTGGTCGAGGTACTGAAGCAAGATGATGCTGCGGGCAATGTCGGCATTGCGCACACACGCTGGGCCACCCATGGCGCGCCAACCACCAATAATGCACACCCCCACGCCACGGGCGAGCTTGCGCTGGTCCATAATGGCATTATTGAAAATTTCAAACCCCTGCGGGAGGGGTTGGCCGCACGGGGCCGCAGTTTTGAAAGTGAAACCGATACCGAAGTGGTCGCGCATCTTGTTTCTGAACAGGTGGAGGCGGGATTATCTCCACAGGATGCAGTAAAGGCCGTATTGCCAACTTTGCGCGGTGCATTTGCACTTGCCATTGCGTTTCGTTCGCACCCCGATATGTTAATTGGCGCGCGGCTTGGCTCGCCGCTTGTGGTGGGATATGGCGATGGCGAAACCTATTTGGGCAGTGATGCACTTGCCCTTGCCCCCTTAACTCAAAAAATCGCCTATTTGGAAGAAGGCGATTGGGTGATTATCACCCGTGATGGCGCACAAATTTTTGATGAAAATAACAATGCGGTTACCCGCGAAATCACCACCAGCGGCGTTTCGGCTGCCACCATTGAAAAGGGCAATTATCGCCATTTCATGCAAAAAGAAATTTTTGAACAACCCACTGTAGTGGCGCAAACATTGCGCAGCTATATTCGCCCATTGGAACAGCAAGTGGCATTACCGCAAATGGATTTTGACTTATCCAGTATCAGCCGGGTAACCATTGTTGCGTGCGGCACATCTTTTTATGCGGGCATGGTCGCCAAATATTGGTTTGAAACATTTGCCCGTGTGCCCGTGGATTTGGATTTTGCGTCCGAATTTCGTTACCGCGATCCGGTGTTGGAGGATGGCGGCTTGGCGCTGTTCATTTCTCAATCTGGGGAAACGGCGGACACATTGGCCGCTTTGCGCCATGCAAAATCCGAAGGACAAAAAATCGCCGTTGTGGTGAATGTGCCGACCAGTTCAATGGCGCGGGAGGCGGATTTGCTGCTCCCCACCCATGCTGGGCCAGAAATTGGCGTGGCATCGACCAAGGCATTTTCATGTCAATTGGCGGTATTGGCCGCTTTGGCTGCGCATTTGGCGGTAGTGAAAGGTAAAATGACCCGCGATGAAGAACGCGATATTGTGGAACATTTAACCGAAACTCCTGCCGCCCTTAACGCCGCATTGGCGCATGACAAGGATATTGAGGCGATGGCGCATTTAATCGCGCCCGCGCGTGACGTACTATATTTGGGGCGCGGTCCGGATTATCCATTGGCGTTGGAGGGCGCGTTAAAATTAAAAGAAATAAGCTATATTCATGCGGAGGGTTATGCATCAGGTGAAATGAAACATGGTCCCATCGCCCTGATTGATGAGGCTGTGCCCGTTATTGTTCTTGCCCCATCTGGCCCATTATTTGAAAAAACAGTCAGCAATATGCAGGAAGTTCGCGCGCGCGGCGGCAAAATTGTGCTGATTTCTGATGCCGAAGGATTGGCCGAGGCGGGCGAGGGGTGCATGGCCACCATTGAAATGCCAAAAGTTCACCCGTTAATTGCGCCATTGGTCTATGCCGTGCCGGTGCAACTATTGGCATATCATGTTGCCTGTGCCAAGGGGACGGATGTTGACCAACCGCGCAATTTGGCGAAAAGCGTGACGGTAGAATAA
- a CDS encoding OsmC family protein, with protein MSDHPNPIAIVESSDGQYAQAIKSRMHHWNAGEPESLGGTDNGPTPYELLLSALGACTSITLEMYAARKGWPLTKVHVILEHSREVRKGASGQENDGKPIDMIDRIVTLEGDLNEQQRARLIEIAEKCPVHRTLMNQIIISTQLI; from the coding sequence ATGAGCGATCATCCAAATCCCATCGCCATTGTTGAAAGCAGTGATGGCCAATATGCACAGGCCATAAAATCGCGCATGCATCATTGGAATGCGGGTGAGCCAGAAAGTTTGGGCGGCACAGATAACGGCCCAACACCATATGAATTATTATTATCTGCATTGGGTGCTTGCACATCCATAACATTGGAAATGTATGCCGCGCGCAAGGGGTGGCCGCTTACAAAAGTGCATGTCATATTGGAGCATAGCCGCGAGGTGCGCAAGGGCGCATCCGGACAGGAAAATGACGGCAAACCGATCGATATGATTGACCGGATTGTTACATTGGAAGGTGATTTGAACGAGCAGCAGCGCGCGCGTTTAATTGAAATAGCCGAAAAATGCCCGGTGCATCGCACCTTGATGAACCAGATTATTATTT